AACTTATCTAGGCACAAAGActgcacatacatatacagtactttagagtagtcagcgtacagcttgtataacagtataaatttactatccactgagcCGCCATTATTGTCAGaaaagctggcaacacaagtgagtaccaagataactgtgtcttgcctacagtcaagcatggtggtggtagcatcatgatctgaggctgcacgagtgctgctggcaaTGGGAAGCTGCAGTTCTTTGagttttttataacaaacctttagctatgctcacatcctcagctaataacaaaagaacaaaatatgaaagattgcccggtttaagaggaaacttgaaaatgtcagcaacacaaaaatgctttaaattaaacagtagtattttttagggaaacatttttagaagacacaagcatgtccttattttgtgccaggaacaccaacctgtcaagtgcatcaggcttagcaactgtctaacttccttgtacatttgtggtagagcttgtcgtgctaaaaaATTGTGACTGAGAAGCTCCCTGGACATCGcaagtccatcgttttcagcaggtttttgaagcccttttttccactgttgcaacgcgGACCacatcttagcaatgtgataggacacctctttatactaacacaccactttgcttttcctttcatgaggaacgcaacaggagcgCGGCAGACAGCACgtagcttcacacattcctcgtattggagtttgtgccaagttttaaggcggtgaaaaagatttgtttatgctctgaatttgaAGTACCTCCACTttactgagctaccgcttattccttgctgtcgcttcgactggagccgccgggcttctggtccgcccctcctccctcctccctcctcctgcatgcagggatgagggagatacagcacaaatccagtctatatcgatatcaactatatggttggttttgatatcgtgcttaaagtaagtattttaaaaatatcgatatatcgcccagccctactgtATACTATACTCATGTGACCAAAGTATGCAAGTAGGTTTGGTGAATGTCTTGATGATATCATGTGTGTAATAACATTTAAATGTCCACATCAGGTGAATGCTCTGGATGGCTATAACCGCACTGCACTCCACTATGCAGCAGAGAAAGATGAGAGCTGTGTGGAGCTACTGTTAGAGTATGGGGCTCAACCCAATGCACTGGACGGCAACAAGGACACTCCACTTCACTGGGCCGCCTTCAAAGATAACCCAGAGTGTGTAAGAGCGCTGCTCGACAGCGGGGCATGCCCCAATGCTCGGGACTACAACAACGACACACCTTTGAGTTGGGCTGCCATGAAAGGCAACCTGGAAAGTGTGAAAGTGCTGTTAGACTACGGAGCCCAGGTGCATGTGACCAACCTTAAGGGTCAGACCCCCATTTCCCGACTTGTGGCCCTCTTGGCCCGGGGCCTGGGCACTGAACAAGAAGAGGAATGTTTGGAACTGCTGTGTAGGGCGGCAGGCCACTTTGAGATCCGAAGAGCTGACGGCACGCTTCCGAGGGAGCTGAGTAAGGATCCCCAGCTGCTGGCGAGGCTCACCAACATGGTGGCTCAGGCACCCACACTTCGCTCTCTGGCGCGCTGTGCTGTGCGGCAGAGTCTGGGGGTGCAGTTCCTCCCCACTGCTGTGAAGGAGCTTCCTTTACCAGAGACCATCAAGGAATATCTCCTTCTGAGAGACTGAGCAGAGGCTAATTATTATGATTAGATAGCATTTGATGGCAGAGGTTTTTGACACACTCTGACACTACTTTTCATTACATTATGGCATTAGATGACACTTTGTGCAAAGtaactttttaattaaaaatgtccCTAATCTGGAATCCTGCAGTTGCTTAGTTAGCATCACATGAGCACGCCAGCACCAGGACTTGAACATATTATTGCATACAACATATTCAATGTAGGCACCTTTTAACTCCATGCACCGAGAGAATCCTGAATACTTTACTTGGTGCACTTGAAACACCTTTCATGGTTGCTTTCAGTGAA
Above is a genomic segment from Dunckerocampus dactyliophorus isolate RoL2022-P2 chromosome 1, RoL_Ddac_1.1, whole genome shotgun sequence containing:
- the asb8 gene encoding ankyrin repeat and SOCS box protein 8; this translates as MSSTMWYIMQSIQSKYSLSERLIRTIAAIRSFPHDNVEDLIRKGADVNRMHGTLKPLHCACMVADADCVELLLEKGAEVNALDGYNRTALHYAAEKDESCVELLLEYGAQPNALDGNKDTPLHWAAFKDNPECVRALLDSGACPNARDYNNDTPLSWAAMKGNLESVKVLLDYGAQVHVTNLKGQTPISRLVALLARGLGTEQEEECLELLCRAAGHFEIRRADGTLPRELSKDPQLLARLTNMVAQAPTLRSLARCAVRQSLGVQFLPTAVKELPLPETIKEYLLLRD